The genomic stretch ccgagggccagaactggcccgtcAGCATCAGTGTCAGGGtccggcagatgatttaacaaatgtgAGTtgagagcttttattctgaaaaaaacatgaactgatTCAAAAAAGAATTGACCGTTAACCTAAACTCAAagtttgaaaagtaaaaataaaaacttttcagactttgttgtcatggaaacagtcAGGTTTGGGGAGTAAGTGTCTGTCAAATATCAACTTACATTAgactcaaagaagaagaagaacgtgggtttttgacaaacacattcactcactgatCCTTGAActaaagaaatcattcaatcGGATtgattttggtttatggacaaaacaagacctcCTTATTTTGGACCAAACAATCTATTAATCAGgaaaatagttgcagccctatttgaCTAAGTAAAAAATGTTTCACTTAAAGAACTTGAAATGACCAGATGTCTGTTCATGTGACAGGAAAAGTATCCTtattacatactggacctttaaaggttATGAAAGGTCACTGAAGATGGTCAGAGATCACTCTGTTGTTGATCTGCTCAGACAAACTCAGAGAAAacaggagacacagacaggaaaatCAAAACTAGAGGCTGTGACGCAGCGTAGTCGGACTGAGAGAGATGAGTCTGTGAGGAAATGAAGTGTGTTTCCTCTCTGCCTCCGAGAACACGGCCAAAAAAGGAATCAAACCGCCTCGAGTGGAGTGGAGCGGAGCCTCAGTGGCTGCCAAACTATTCCTGTAAAAGCTCTCTTTTTGTCGGAGGTCTGAACAAGAGACCACAGAGCGGAGGAGAGAGCACCAAGTTTGTGATTCTCTTTAATGATGATCACAGACAACAGACACTGGAGAACGAACAAGTCTTTACGTTACTGAATTTTGTCACGCAGTCTGTCGGCTGtaaatgttgtcaaatattAACTGGTGTTTTACAGGAGGGGGAGGTGACGGTGTCACATGAAGAATAGTTCACTGATTATCCAACATCTGGAACACAtttgtgaatgtgaacatgGTCGAGtcctgacaacaacaacatgttctGAAGTGGCTGCTTATGAAGAACTCACATTACACACTGAAGGGaggttacatatatatatatatatatatatatatatatatatatatatatatgtatatatatatatatatatatatacatatatatatacatatatatatgtgtatatatatatatacatacatatgtgtaataatatatatatatacatatatatatatatcttcttcatatatatatatatatacatacatatatatatgtatacatgcattatgcgatatatatatatatatatatatatcacattatCGTCTCTCTATATATACTCATGTACAGGTTAGGGAGACTATGTCCCATGtgaaagtcactgattttcccTCTGAGAGTTGGTGTGGGATCACCCCCCTCCACTTGTCTCCTGGTTCCTCTGATGTGGCGATGTCATCGACAGGTGGCGTTTATGGAATTTGTTAAagggctcacacacacacacacacacacacacacacacacactctaatgtCACATCTGGAGTGTTGTGTTCTGTCTTCACCAGATGATGGTGTCACATGTGAACTGAGACTCCTCTCCCCcgctcttttattattattattattattattattattattattataattgttattattattataataataaagttatgATTGTGATCTCTGTTGCtgaactcttcttcttcttcttcttcttcttcttcttcttcttcttcttcttcgtcttcttcttcttcgtcttcttcttcttcttcttcgttgcAGAAACGCCTCTCAgctgaagcagctgcaggaacAGATTCTGTTGGAGCAGCAAGAGGCAGCcgtctggcagcagcagcaaaaccaGGAAGTCCCGCCCCTGCCACAGCAACCCCTACAGGATTCACCTGCACCTCCTCCACCCTCCCcacctctcccccctcctccctccttccagGAGCTGGAGAGCAGCGCCACCATGCAGGCCAGCACCTTCAACTACGCCCGGCCCAAGCAGTTCATCGCCGCCCAGAGCCCCGGGAgtagcggcggcggcggcggcggcggcggcagtggAGGCGTGAGCTACGTCACCCAGTCATCCGGCTCCACCCTCTCCTCCCCACTGTCTCCGCCCACCTCACACAAGCCCTTCACCAAAGTCACGCTGCCTCCGTTCACTAAAGCGGGCAGCGTGGAGTCTCCGAGCTCGCCGTCCTTCCCGCCTCCACCTCCGCCCTTCCTCAGCTCCAGTAACCTGCCCTCGCCGTCAGGCCCTGCCCAGGACTTCCctctccccccaccccctcctcctcctccgccaccACCACCCATCTCCATGTCTCCAGCTCACTCGGACATgtcctctcctttctcctccgTCCCTCCGTCTCCAGCCTCCAGCTTCCTGTCATCGGTGTTGCCGTCCACGCCGTCCACGCCCAGCAGCCCTACGGTCAACGCTCTGGGCCTCCCCAAAGGCAACGGCACTGTgtacgtgtacacacacacacacccacacacacacgcactaaaCATCTGCCACGTGTCGTCCTCCAtttttttatccacttaacaaaagacttacc from Solea senegalensis isolate Sse05_10M unplaced genomic scaffold, IFAPA_SoseM_1 scf7180000012998, whole genome shotgun sequence encodes the following:
- the LOC122760130 gene encoding palladin-like — protein: NASQLKQLQEQILLEQQEAAVWQQQQNQEVPPLPQQPLQDSPAPPPPSPPLPPPPSFQELESSATMQASTFNYARPKQFIAAQSPGSSGGGGGGGGSGGVSYVTQSSGSTLSSPLSPPTSHKPFTKVTLPPFTKAGSVESPSSPSFPPPPPPFLSSSNLPSPSGPAQDFPLPPPPPPPPPPPPISMSPAHSDMSSPFSSVPPSPASSFLSSVLPSTPSTPSSPTVNALGLPKGNGTVKVFPRKSSVTKTPRVTTDSDIQGSKDAVIQDLERKLRFKEERMSNGQQRLTYEEKMARRLLGADNAATVLNTQDTEEEPVTQVRWLVRIQTRTHFTRVFSHACARHTHTHFFVASRTLNDTEIFRFILEKMFKSKEPQQSTKIKNGFSLWTLVWESESV